One Tunturibacter gelidoferens genomic region harbors:
- a CDS encoding recombinase RecA, with product MPTTATIRTQIEAALAHKIPSALTPAPKMIRPVAETGIQSLDNLLQGGLPIGAISELVGPECSGRTDIALSFVAHLTQASKVCAWIDASNNFDPVSAAAAGVDLERLLWVRCGAVQEAEKRPARTFVLPDRYLVPRPAKQGLHGGGCGAHPRGEAKGLSGAVSDLLGPQSFAPRCAEPQRRAREERPSFVASDEPTAVTSRRYVPTSKPWGRIEQALGAADLLLQGGGFSGVVLDMAGLAPEFVSRIQLSTWFRYRAAAERTQSSVLLLTQHPCAKSSAELLLLLQPAEVISNDATVFTGIQPHVEVTRRRFAPNTSNVVLLRKPPKNVTGVTWDCRTAWAGAR from the coding sequence ATGCCTACTACCGCCACAATCCGAACACAGATCGAAGCGGCTCTTGCGCATAAGATTCCATCCGCACTGACTCCAGCGCCCAAAATGATCCGACCGGTAGCGGAGACTGGCATTCAATCCCTGGACAATCTCCTGCAAGGCGGTCTACCCATTGGGGCGATAAGCGAGTTGGTTGGGCCAGAGTGCTCGGGGCGAACAGACATCGCTCTTTCGTTTGTGGCGCACCTGACCCAAGCATCGAAGGTTTGCGCCTGGATTGACGCCTCAAACAACTTTGATCCCGTGTCTGCCGCCGCTGCTGGTGTCGATCTTGAACGGCTTTTATGGGTTCGCTGCGGTGCAGTACAGGAGGCGGAGAAACGCCCAGCGCGCACCTTCGTTTTACCAGACAGGTACCTCGTTCCGCGTCCTGCAAAGCAGGGGTTACACGGCGGAGGATGTGGTGCGCATCCGCGTGGTGAGGCAAAGGGACTGTCCGGTGCTGTCAGCGATTTGCTCGGTCCACAATCCTTCGCGCCGCGCTGCGCGGAGCCGCAACGCAGAGCGAGGGAAGAAAGGCCGAGCTTCGTTGCCAGCGACGAACCAACAGCCGTCACTTCACGACGTTACGTTCCAACGTCCAAACCGTGGGGGCGCATCGAACAGGCATTGGGAGCTGCTGATCTGCTTTTACAGGGCGGCGGCTTTAGCGGAGTCGTGCTGGATATGGCTGGCCTCGCTCCGGAGTTCGTCTCACGCATCCAGCTCTCTACCTGGTTTCGCTATCGAGCGGCAGCAGAGCGAACTCAATCGAGCGTTCTTCTCCTCACCCAGCATCCGTGTGCAAAGAGCAGTGCTGAGTTACTGCTTCTTCTCCAGCCAGCGGAAGTGATCAGCAATGACGCCACCGTATTCACAGGAATACAACCTCATGTTGAGGTCACACGGCGACGTTTCGCGCCGAACACAAGCAATGTCGTTCTATTGCGCAAGCCGCCGAAGAATGTCACTGGAGTTACCTGGGATTGTCGGACGGCATGGGCAGGTGCAAGATGA
- a CDS encoding SOS response-associated peptidase, whose product MCGRYRRPGKQKIAEAFAVSEGLDAFDLEPDDNACPQSFQPVIHLNENGERQMELMRWAFRLPDRLLFNARSEGIEKAKFWTDSFQKRRCIIPASAIQEAQDLPDGKKGDKYEFDIPGREVFGMAGIWKLWKHPGTGQWESTFVVLTGEPNEVMQPIHNRLTTVLQPKDYAEYLAFSERPPVHSLRILPSNELRAIRLEKSVPKLQAKPKANPQIALFGSE is encoded by the coding sequence ATGTGCGGGCGCTACAGGAGACCAGGCAAGCAGAAGATCGCGGAGGCCTTTGCCGTGAGTGAGGGCCTGGACGCGTTCGATCTCGAACCGGATGACAATGCCTGTCCTCAATCCTTTCAGCCCGTCATCCATTTGAATGAAAACGGCGAGCGGCAGATGGAACTGATGCGCTGGGCGTTCAGGCTCCCCGACAGACTCCTATTCAATGCTCGTTCCGAAGGAATCGAGAAAGCAAAGTTCTGGACTGATTCCTTTCAGAAGCGACGCTGCATTATTCCGGCAAGTGCGATCCAGGAAGCGCAAGATCTCCCCGATGGAAAGAAGGGAGACAAATACGAGTTCGATATTCCCGGTCGAGAAGTTTTCGGAATGGCAGGTATATGGAAGCTCTGGAAACATCCGGGGACGGGTCAATGGGAATCGACATTCGTAGTTCTCACCGGAGAACCGAACGAAGTGATGCAGCCGATTCACAATCGTCTGACGACTGTGTTGCAGCCGAAGGACTATGCAGAGTATCTCGCGTTCTCTGAGAGGCCGCCCGTCCATTCGCTTCGTATTCTGCCGTCCAATGAATTGCGTGCGATACGTTTAGAGAAGTCCGTGCCAAAGCTACAGGCGAAGCCTAAAGCAAACCCGCAGATTGCCCTTTTCGGTTCGGAGTGA
- a CDS encoding NUDIX domain-containing protein, which translates to MPKRSAGLLMFRKLNGQLEVFLVHPGGPLWAKKDKGAWTIPKGEYEQDENPLVAARREFEEETGFPATGDLVDLGSIKQKGGKLVTAWAFQGDCDPAKLMSNTCEIEWPPRSGRHLEIPEVDRGHWFSMNEANEYIREEQHELLRRLVQ; encoded by the coding sequence ATGCCAAAACGCAGCGCAGGTCTTTTGATGTTTCGCAAATTGAATGGTCAGTTGGAGGTCTTTCTTGTTCATCCGGGAGGACCGCTCTGGGCCAAGAAAGACAAGGGTGCGTGGACGATACCCAAAGGTGAATATGAGCAGGACGAGAATCCGCTTGTCGCAGCGCGGCGCGAGTTCGAAGAGGAGACGGGCTTTCCTGCAACCGGCGATTTGGTCGATCTAGGCTCGATCAAACAGAAGGGCGGTAAACTCGTGACCGCATGGGCATTCCAGGGTGATTGCGATCCAGCCAAATTGATGAGCAATACATGCGAGATCGAATGGCCTCCGCGCTCCGGCCGTCATCTCGAAATTCCCGAGGTTGATCGGGGCCACTGGTTTTCGATGAACGAAGCAAATGAATATATTCGCGAGGAACAACATGAGCTTCTGCGCAGGCTCGTGCAATGA
- a CDS encoding LysR family transcriptional regulator: MQSKNPLELNILIVVIAQEGNFVRASKKLGIAPPSLTRRVSSLEKSIGVKLFERSTRNVVLTEAGRLFVQESSLSLSHAERAWDLARFQAQIESGPYRIGYSPYTHSAFLPLLSGLSPVIHPPANEPSSIVLETANTLELVERVLRGKLHAALGVGPLSDPDLWLHRVGREGFSACLPRNHRLAQKVGVTAHDLDGEMVFWMPRSLQPRFYGRVVKYMGSLGVRPIFREVKGEAHALEFAARGFGLALLPRSAAHISHAGTVFKPLTDRYLGIETVLFMRRDQRYGDLKGLVDDLFSQLLALKIEIN; this comes from the coding sequence ATGCAGAGCAAGAATCCACTGGAACTCAACATCCTGATCGTCGTCATCGCGCAGGAAGGCAATTTCGTTCGGGCCTCGAAAAAGCTTGGCATTGCACCACCGTCGCTCACCAGAAGGGTCTCGTCGCTGGAAAAGAGCATCGGAGTTAAGCTGTTTGAACGGTCAACGCGCAATGTGGTGCTGACCGAAGCGGGCAGGCTATTTGTTCAGGAATCGTCGCTCTCTCTTAGTCATGCCGAACGGGCGTGGGACCTAGCCCGGTTCCAGGCGCAGATCGAGAGTGGGCCGTACCGCATAGGCTATTCTCCATATACCCACAGTGCATTTCTGCCGCTCCTTAGTGGATTGAGCCCGGTTATTCATCCTCCCGCGAATGAGCCGTCCAGTATTGTGCTCGAAACTGCAAATACGCTGGAGTTGGTGGAGCGTGTTCTTCGAGGTAAGCTACACGCCGCGCTGGGTGTCGGACCACTCTCAGATCCGGATCTATGGTTGCATCGGGTTGGCCGGGAGGGGTTCTCGGCCTGTTTGCCGAGGAACCATCGGCTCGCCCAAAAGGTAGGGGTAACCGCACATGACCTTGATGGCGAGATGGTCTTCTGGATGCCTCGATCGTTGCAGCCGCGCTTCTATGGACGGGTAGTGAAATACATGGGCAGTCTGGGAGTTCGCCCCATCTTTAGAGAGGTGAAGGGAGAGGCTCACGCGCTTGAATTCGCAGCCCGTGGCTTCGGGCTCGCTTTGCTACCCCGGTCCGCTGCCCACATCTCTCATGCGGGTACCGTCTTCAAGCCTCTCACCGACCGCTACCTCGGAATCGAGACGGTGCTCTTTATGCGGCGCGATCAGAGGTATGGAGATCTCAAGGGCTTAGTCGATGATCTCTTCTCTCAGCTGTTGGCTCTCAAAATCGAAATCAACTAG
- a CDS encoding helix-turn-helix domain-containing protein — protein sequence MSEIGRKLLIIRNQRKLSLRQVEKLTTVIANRHGDKARKISASWLGRIERESHSIAHKRLESLQEVYGVTHDELTDEAISENDATRSLHFHFPNVPAAVLKGLTDLKNPLLPPESWLAYFPVTTLLPPLSQIDGAGHRTVRRYSREAEPLYGVLGAGDNTLVPFVQPRAIVEINAAVRTIEAGKVFHSIFERPIYFLRSHDGYHCGWCELDEKGWLTLVPSALAMASHRRWRYRQEVEVVGVVNRVLTRLGFPKGLGVQSRVGRLQ from the coding sequence ATGAGTGAGATTGGACGCAAGTTATTGATCATCCGTAACCAGCGCAAACTTTCCCTCCGCCAGGTGGAAAAGCTCACCACGGTTATCGCCAATAGGCACGGAGATAAGGCGCGCAAGATTTCCGCGAGTTGGCTCGGCAGAATCGAACGGGAGAGCCACTCGATTGCGCACAAAAGACTGGAATCCCTGCAAGAGGTCTACGGCGTCACACACGACGAGTTGACCGATGAAGCAATATCAGAGAATGACGCAACTCGCTCTCTACATTTTCATTTCCCCAATGTACCGGCCGCTGTCCTCAAAGGACTGACCGACCTGAAAAATCCACTGCTACCGCCCGAGAGTTGGCTGGCTTACTTTCCTGTAACCACCCTCTTGCCTCCGCTCTCGCAGATAGATGGAGCCGGTCACCGGACGGTTCGAAGGTACTCACGCGAGGCAGAGCCCTTGTACGGCGTACTCGGAGCAGGTGACAACACTCTTGTCCCATTCGTGCAGCCGAGAGCAATAGTGGAGATTAACGCGGCTGTCCGCACAATCGAGGCAGGGAAGGTCTTCCACTCCATCTTCGAACGACCGATCTATTTTTTGCGTTCGCATGATGGCTACCATTGCGGCTGGTGTGAACTCGACGAGAAGGGGTGGCTCACGCTTGTACCTTCGGCGTTGGCGATGGCTTCGCACCGTAGATGGCGATACCGCCAGGAAGTGGAAGTCGTAGGCGTAGTGAATCGCGTTTTGACCCGCTTGGGATTTCCTAAAGGTCTCGGCGTCCAATCGCGGGTGGGACGGTTGCAGTGA
- a CDS encoding type II toxin-antitoxin system RelE/ParE family toxin, which yields MNSYRLTPQAEDDLFAVWSYIAQDSVEAADRVEAQIYTAFGFLSSAPQAGHLRPDQTSRPVRF from the coding sequence ATGAATTCGTATCGCCTCACCCCTCAAGCTGAGGACGATCTGTTTGCTGTGTGGTCCTACATCGCGCAAGACAGCGTTGAAGCGGCAGATAGGGTGGAAGCCCAGATTTACACGGCGTTTGGGTTTCTTTCTTCGGCTCCGCAAGCTGGGCATCTCCGTCCAGACCAGACATCTCGGCCCGTGCGTTTCTGA
- a CDS encoding helix-turn-helix domain-containing protein, whose amino-acid sequence MENVQPNFGIRIRKLRLDRGLSQRKLAEMVGISEEQISNIERGKSWTGELSFGLIADALGVTQNALTDYSENESFIKAGGLSRRAPRESATLIVRRKREVFVQLPRNRRKESPHRLKVRLE is encoded by the coding sequence GTGGAGAATGTTCAGCCCAACTTTGGAATCCGCATCAGGAAGCTTCGTCTTGACCGGGGTTTGAGTCAACGGAAGCTAGCTGAGATGGTGGGCATCTCAGAAGAGCAAATCAGCAATATCGAACGGGGGAAGAGTTGGACCGGAGAGTTGAGCTTTGGCCTCATCGCCGATGCTCTTGGGGTTACCCAGAACGCCCTGACCGACTATAGCGAAAACGAATCCTTTATTAAAGCCGGTGGTCTCTCTCGGCGTGCGCCTCGCGAATCTGCGACTCTAATAGTCAGGCGAAAACGCGAAGTGTTCGTGCAATTACCCCGCAATCGACGAAAAGAATCGCCTCACAGGTTAAAGGTTCGCCTTGAGTAA
- a CDS encoding helix-turn-helix domain-containing protein, translating into MTQQQFAELLDISIDFVSLIERGLNAPSFESIEAFSIILGIPVRDFFDFSADPTS; encoded by the coding sequence ATGACTCAACAGCAATTTGCTGAACTTTTGGACATCTCGATTGACTTCGTTAGCCTTATAGAACGCGGCTTAAATGCCCCATCCTTTGAATCCATCGAGGCGTTCTCTATTATTCTCGGAATTCCCGTTCGAGACTTTTTCGATTTTTCTGCTGACCCAACCTCCTAA
- a CDS encoding RNA polymerase sigma factor, which translates to MSSEAAAYFPDALASTSEVCESEHRTSEIPSALPDLVQPQIDTSESFVNFVSNIPEISDETLLEQVCQGTKEALSLLFRRHARIVRNVAYRILRNEAEADDLLQDVFIFIFRKAALFNPSRGTARSWIVQVTYHRAFDRRRHLNTRHFYASRGLEDVALNVADPRHEILFTEWSLESIWGKESAARLRELLSPAQLSTIELHFFEGYTLEEIADRLGQSLGNIRNHYYRGLEKLRKPAFANKLRSK; encoded by the coding sequence ATGAGTTCTGAAGCCGCCGCTTATTTCCCGGATGCTCTGGCGAGCACATCGGAGGTTTGCGAATCGGAGCATAGGACTTCAGAAATTCCTTCGGCTCTCCCTGATTTAGTCCAACCTCAAATTGACACATCTGAGTCTTTCGTCAACTTCGTCTCCAATATCCCTGAGATCTCAGATGAGACGCTACTGGAACAGGTCTGTCAGGGAACGAAAGAAGCTCTTTCCCTCCTCTTTCGCCGCCACGCCCGCATCGTCCGAAACGTGGCCTACCGCATTCTGCGGAACGAGGCAGAGGCGGACGATCTGTTGCAGGACGTCTTCATCTTCATATTTCGCAAGGCCGCACTCTTCAATCCGTCGCGCGGTACGGCTCGTTCATGGATCGTACAGGTCACCTACCATCGAGCTTTCGACCGGCGCCGCCATCTCAACACTCGACACTTCTATGCGAGCCGAGGACTTGAGGATGTTGCATTGAATGTGGCCGACCCTCGGCATGAGATTCTCTTTACCGAATGGTCTCTAGAAAGTATCTGGGGAAAAGAGTCAGCCGCGAGGCTGCGGGAACTTCTCTCCCCTGCCCAACTCTCTACCATTGAGCTGCATTTCTTCGAGGGGTATACATTGGAAGAGATCGCTGACCGATTGGGGCAGAGTCTAGGCAATATTCGGAACCACTACTACCGCGGACTCGAAAAGTTGCGTAAGCCTGCTTTTGCAAACAAGTTGCGATCAAAGTGA